The Ahaetulla prasina isolate Xishuangbanna chromosome 4, ASM2864084v1, whole genome shotgun sequence genome has a window encoding:
- the EIF1 gene encoding eukaryotic translation initiation factor 1, whose amino-acid sequence MSAIQNLHSFDPFADASKGDDLLPAGTEDYIHIRIQQRNGRKTLTTVQGIADDYDKKKLVKAFKKKFACNGTVIEHPEYGEVIQLQGDQRKNICQFLIEIGLAKDDQLKVHGF is encoded by the exons ATGTCCGCTATCCAGAACCTCCACTCCTTCG ACCCCTTTGCTGATGCAAGTAAGGGTGATGACTTACTTCCTGCTGGGACTGAGGACTACATCCATATAAGGATCCAGCAGAGGAACGGCAGAAAAACCCTCACCACAGTCCAAGGCATTGCCGATGATTATGATAAAAAGAAACTGGTGAAGGCCTTCAAGAAG aaatTTGCCTGCAATGGTACTGTGATTGAGCATCCAGAGTATGGAGAAGTGATTCAGCTTCAAGGAGACCAACGGAAGAATATATGCCAATTCCTCATTGAG attgGACTGGCTAAAGACGATCAGCTGAAAGTCCATGGGTTTTAA